A section of the Ovis canadensis isolate MfBH-ARS-UI-01 breed Bighorn chromosome 1, ARS-UI_OviCan_v2, whole genome shotgun sequence genome encodes:
- the PRMT6 gene encoding protein arginine N-methyltransferase 6 has protein sequence MSQPKRRKLESGGGGEGGEGTEEEDGGELEVAVPRPRRTRRERDQLYYQCYSDVSVHEEMIADRVRTDAYRLGILRNWAALRGKTVLDVGAGTGILSIFCAQAGARRVYAVEASDIWQQAREVVRLNGLEDRVHVLPGPVETVELPEQVDAIVSEWMGCGLLHESMLSSVLHARTKWLKEGGLLLPASAELFVAPISDQMLELRLSFWSQMKQLYGVDMSCLESFATRCLMGHSEIVVQGLSGEDVLARPQCFARLELARAGLEQELEAGVGGRFRFSCYGSAPLHGFAIWFQVTFPGGDSEKPVVLSTSPFHPVTHWKQALLYLNEPVQVEQDTDVSGEITLLPSQDHHRHLRVLLRYKVGDQEEKTKDFAMED, from the coding sequence ATGTCGCAGCCCAAGAGAAGAAAGCTTGAGTCGGGGGGCGGCGGCGAAGGAGGGGAGGGAACTGAAGAGGAAGATGGCGGAGAGTTGGAGGTGGCTGTGCCGCGACCCCGGAGGACTAGGCGGGAGCGGGACCAGCTGTACTACCAGTGCTACTCGGACGTATCGGTCCACGAGGAGATGATTGCCGACCGCGTCCGCACCGATGCCTACCGCCTGGGCATCCTGCGGAACTGGGCAGCGCTGAGAGGCAAGACCGTGCTGGACGTGGGCGCGGGCACCGGCATCCTCAGCATCTTCTGTGCCCAGGCAGGGGCCCGGCGCGTGTACGCGGTGGAGGCCAGCGACATCTGGCAACAGGCCCGGGAAGTGGTGCGGCTCAACGGGCTGGAGGACCGGGTGCACGTCCTGCCGGGACCGGTGGAGACGGTGGAGTTGCCGGAGCAGGTGGATGCCATCGTGAGCGAGTGGATGGGCTGCGGACTTCTGCACGAGTCCATGCTGAGCTCTGTGCTCCACGCGCGGACCAAGTGGCTGAAGGAGGGCGGTCTTCTCCTGCCGGCTTCCGCCGAGCTCTTCGTGGCGCCCATCAGCGACCAGATGCTGGAGTTGCGCCTAAGCTTCTGGAGCCAGATGAAGCAACTCTACGGCGTGGACATGAGCTGCCTGGAGAGCTTCGCCACGCGCTGCCTCATGGGCCACTCAGAAATCGTGGTGCAAGGCCTCTCCGGCGAGGATGTGCTGGCCCGGCCGCAGTGCTTTGCTCGGCTGGAGCTGGCCCGCGCCGGCCTGGAGCAGGAGCTGGAGGCCGGGGTGGGCGGTCGCTTCCGCTTCAGCTGCTATGGCTCGGCTCCCTTGCACGGCTTTGCCATCTGGTTCCAGGTGACCTTCCCCGGAGGGGACTCGGAGAAACCCGTGGTGCTCTCCACCTCGCCTTTTCACCCCGTCACGCACTGGAAGCAGGCTCTCCTCTACCTGAACGAGCCGGTGCAAGTGGAGCAAGACACGGATGTTTCCGGAGAGATCACGCTGCTGCCCTCCCAGGACCACCACCGTCACCTGCGGGTGCTGCTGCGCTACAAAGTGGGCGACCAGGAGGAAAAGACCAAAGACTTTGCCATGGAGGACTGA